The Arthrobacter zhaoxinii sequence GGGGTAACCGGCCCTTCCCGAAGAGAACTGTGCCCGCTGCTTCCCTGCAGCGGGCACAGGCGTTTAACGGCGCCCACACTGCTGCAAAGTTATCCACAGGGATACCCACAGTGTTAATAACCTACATGGTTGTAGTTTCCGGATCCTGAGCCGGATCCACAGGGTTATCCATAGGCTGGGAAGACTTACACACATGTAATTCCACAGCTGTGGATAACCCGCTTCCCTTTATTTGCAAGGAAGTTCGAGAAGTAACCCACAGAGTTACCCACACCTGTGGATAACTCCGTGCACAACCTGTGAACAACAGGAAAAAACGGGGATAGCGGCATCCGGGGGCACAAAAAAGGCTTCCCGGTGCCGAAGACGGCACGGGAAGCCTGACCTGCAAGCGGGAGGGTCAGCGCCAGCGCGGAGTCATCAGGAAGCCCAAAATCGCGATGCCGAAGCCCACCAGGATGTTACGGCCACCGAAAGACGGCACAGGGTACTGGCCCTGGGTGACGTAGTACGTAATGATCCACAGCAGACCCAGAATCATCAGGCCGAACATCACCGGTTTGTACCAAACCGGGTTTTCTTTGGGAGTCGACACGGTTTTGGCCGGGGCAGGGCGGGAAGCCTTCTTGCGGGACTTGGACTCAGGCACGGATCCTCCTAGCGGAACCGGCTCTGCAGACGCCGGTGGTTGTAGTGATGGTCGGGGACAACCGCAGCCCGCAGGAGAAGTCTCCTTCACCGCACAGACCTGTTAGGGTCATCCCTATTCTGATTATCCTAGCGAATTCCCCGGCCAAGCTGGCGCCGGTTCCCTGACGCCGCGAAATACCGGCACCGCCATAAGGAGAGCATTGGCTGAGCCATCCGTCACCACCATGCAGCGCCGCCGCGGGCGCCGCACTTCCTCCCGCCGTCCGGCAGGGAAAGGGAGGATGGTGGTACAGGTCATCGGTGAGCTACTGATAACACTGGGGATTATCCTTGCCCTGTTTGTTGCATGGCAGCTCTGGTGGACCAACCTCGAGTCAAACCAGGCACAGCAGGAAGCCATTGACGGGTTGTTTGAGGACTTTGACCTGCCGGCAGCACCGGCCCCGGCTGCTTCGCCCCAGGACTACGGGGAACCGGTGGTGATGGAACCGATGAGTGCGGAAGGGACGACGTTCGCCGTCGTCTACGTGCCCCGCTTCGGCGAGCAGTATTCCACACCCGTGACCAGCGGGGTGGGAACGGCGGTGCTGGACACCCTCGGGCTGGGGCACTACCCCGCAACCGCCATGCCCGGTGCCGTGGGGAACTTCGCGGTAGCCGGCCACCGGCAGACCCATGGCAAGGCACTGGATCCCATCCACACCCTGGTACCCGGCGACCATATCTATGTGCAGACCGCGGACGGGTACTACGACTACGTCTACCGCAATACGCAGATAGTGCTTCCGGACCGGGTTGATGTACTCGCCGCCGTCCCCACGGAGCCCGCAGCGGTCCCCAGCGAGCGGTTCCTCACCCTCACCAGCTGCAATCCGCGCTTCGGGTCGCAGGAACGCATTATTGCCTATGCCCTGATGGACTCCTGGCAGCCCTTGTCTGCTGGTCCGCCGGCGGCAATCGCCGACGTCGTTGCCGCCAATGCCTCCGGAGGTCGCTAAAATGTACGGATGGTTGTTCCGGCACCTTCCCGGTCCGTTGTGGTTCCGGGTCCTTCTTTCCGCGGTGTTGATTGCCGCGGCAGTGCTGGCCCTGATGGAGTATGTTTTCCCATGGCTTGCCGAGACCAGCTTCCTTCCTTCTTTGACGGATTCAACGATTGGCGGTTCCTAGCACCATGAGCACCCGGATCCTGGTGGTCGACAACTACGACAGCTTTGTTTATACGCTGGTGGGCTACCTTCAGGAACTCGGCGCCCAGACCACGGTCATCCGCAACGACGACCTGAGCGTCGAGGATGCTGTGGAACTGGCCGCGCGCCATGACGGAGTGCTGGTATCTCCGGGGCCGGGGACACCGGGTGAGGCGGGGGTATCCGTGGACCTGATCCGCTGGTGCGGAGCCACCGCCACCCCCATGCTGGGTATCTGCCTTGGCCACCAGGCACTGGCAGAGGCCTTCGGCGGCACGGTCACTCACGCGCCCGAACTGATGCACGGGAAAACCTCGCTCGTGGAACACGGCGGTGAGGACGTCTTTGCGGGGCTGCCCAGCCCGCTCACGGCCACCCGCTACCATTCGCTGGCCGCTGTTGCCGACAGCATTCCCGCTGAGCTGCGAGTCACCGCACGGACCGCAAGCGGCATCATCATGGGGCTGCGGCACGCGGCGGCACCGCTGTCCGGAGTGCAGTTCCACCCGGAATCCGTCCTCACCGAGGGCGGCTACCAGATGCTGGGAAACTGGCTGGAATCAGCTGGTCTGGCAGGAGCGGCGGCCCATGCCGCCACGCTCAGCCCGCTCATCAGCAGTTAGGCACCCCGCAGGCGGCCGGCGGCGTTCCGCAGACACTGACTGCCTAGCGCCGTCCGGGCGGGGTGGCTGACGGGCTGGACGGCGACGGCGACGGTGAGGACGTCGGCTGGGGCGTCGGCTCCGGAGCCGGTGCCTTGGCAACCGTCAGAATCACGGTACTTCCCGGGGCCACATTGGTGCCGAAGGGGAGGCTCTGCAGGATGACCGTCCCCGGCGCCGCGTCGGAGGTTTCGACATATGTCACCTTGGACGTCAGAAGCAATGAGGGATCGGCCAGTGTTGCTTGAGCCAGGTCAACCGGAGAATCTACGAGATTGGGAACGGTTACCAGTCCGGTGGAGACCACGATGACCACTTCGCTGCGCGTGGGGACGGTCTCGCCGATAGCGGGATCGGTGGCGATCACGCGTCCCCGCTCCATGGTGGAGCTGTTGGCCTCGGTCGTGGCCCCGCCCTTAAGCCCGAGCCCGCGAAGCTCATCCCGGGCACCGGACTCTGTCATTCCAACGAGATCCTGGGGAATGGTCACGGCGGATGGTCCCTGCGAGACGTAGAGCGTGATGCCCTCGTCCTTGGCGACATCCGCACCGCCCGCCGGGCTGGTGCGGACGGCCAGGTCCTCGGCCACGCTGTCGCTGTATTCCTCGCTGATGCGGGGCGGCTGGAAGCCGGCACCGATAATCTCGTTCATCGCCTCGGTCTGGGATTTCCCCTCAACCTCGGGAACGGTCGCGGTAACGGGGGCGGGAGGTTCGGCGGTGAGAATGTTCCACCCGACAAATCCGCCGACGGCGAGGACCAGGACGAGCAGGATGCTGAAGACCGTGATCCAGGCCCTCCGCCGCGCCTTTTGCTGGGGGTCGCGGTCACCGGTGGACCCGATGGCCAGAACTGTGCTGTCCTCGTCCTCCCGGGAATGATCATCTTCCGTCAGGAGCGAACCCCCGGCGAGGACCTTGGCCATGGCCCGTGTGCGGGGCTCGTCGTCAGCGGAAACGGTGACGGCAGCCGTGGCCGGTGCCGCCGGACCGCGCACGGGGATCGCCTGCGTGGCAGCGGTGACGGGGCCGCCGTCGCGCGCCGAAAGCAGGGCTTCGCGGAATTCCCGGGCCGTCTGGTAGCGGTGGTCGCGGTCCTTGGCCAACCCGCGTTTCAAGACGTCGTCCAGGGCTGCCGGAACCTCGGGGTTCAGGCTGCTGGCGGTGACGGGCTGTTCACGCACGTGCTGGTAGGCGACGGAGACGGGGCTGTCACCGATGAACGGAGGCCTGCCCGTGAGCAGTTCGAAGAGCAGGCAGGCAGCGGAGTAAAGATCGCTGCGGGCATCCACGGTTTCACCTCTGGCCTGCTCGGGCGAGAGGTACTGCGCCGTGCCGACCACGGCCTGTGTCTGGGTCATGGTGGCGGCTGAATCCGCCATGGCACGCGCGATGCCGAAGTCCATGACCTTCACGCCGCCGTCGGCCGTCACCATGACATTGGCCGGCTTGATATCCCGGTGGACAATCCCCGAGCGGTGGCTGTAATCCAGTGCAGCGAGGACACCGAGGGAATAGTCAATGGCCTCCCCGATGCTGAGTCCCTCCGCCTTGATCAAATCGCGAAGTGTGCGGCCCGGAACATACTCCATCACGATGTACGGCAGCCGCACGTCGTCGCGCGGGGAGGTCGACTCCTGGTCCCCGGTGTCGTATACGGACACTACGGAGGGATGATTCAATCCGGCGACGGCCCGGGCCTCGCGGCGGAAACGGGACTGGAACAGCGGATCCCGGGCCAGATCGGGGCGCAGTACCTTGATGGCCACGGTCCGGCCCAGCCGGATGTCCCGCCCAAGGTAGACGTCGGCCATTCCGCCGCGTCCAATGAGTTCACCTACCTCGTAGCGCCCGTTCAGGACGTTATCGGTGTTGAGGGTGGGCTGCCCTCGAAGGAATTCTGCGCTCATGGTCTCTTAGTTACTGCCTGTAGGGCCGGTCATGCTGGCGCCGCCGGGCTGGCTCAGCTCGGAGCCGGCCCCGGTGCCTGTTCCGGTTCCTGCGCCATTGCTGTTGTCGTTGTTGCCGTTGGTGCCGGCGTTCCCGTTGTTCCCTACATTGCCGTTGTTTCCGTTGTTCCCGGAGTTGCCGTTATTACCCGTGGTGCCGGGAGAGGCAGGCGTTGTGGACGGAGCCGGGGTGGGCTGGGTCGGGGCAGGAGGCGGGCTGGGAACAGCCGGGACAGCTTCAGCAATGTAATAGGTGACGGAAGATCCGCTCGGCAGGGTGGTTCCCTCACCAGGTTCGACCCCTACTACCGTGCCCGGTGCGGCTGAATCGGTCTGCTGGGTGCCGCCGTTGACCGGTACCAGGCCGGCATTGACGATGAGCTGACGTGCGTCGGCTTCCCGCTGTCCGGTCAGGGCAGGAACAGAGACCATTTCCGGTCCGGAGGAGTACGTAATGGTGACGGCATCTCCGCGCTCCAGGGAGCCCGATGGATTGACCTCGATCACGATACCTTCCGGGACATCCGCATCAGCGACCGGCAGCCGCTGGACCTGGAGTCCCAGGGCAACCAGCTCTCCGTACACATCATTGACGGGCCTGCCCGCATAGGCGGCCGAATCGACAACAATTTCGCTGGGCGTCTCTGACGGGGTCTTGGAAGGCGAGGGGCTGCGGGACGGGCTGGCAGCCGACGAACTCGCAGCCGGGGCCGGATCTTCGTCACTTTCGGAGCCCGTGAGGATGAAGAAAGCTACGACGCCGGCCAGGATCAGCAGGAGCAGGGCAATCAGCGGAATCGTCCAGGGGCTCCGGCGCTTTTCCTCCGGAGCATCCCCCGGCCCGACGTCGTCGTAATCGACATCGTCTTCGTCAGTCCACTCACGGGACGCAGCGAGTTCACCCGTGCGGGCGTCGTCTGCGGCCACGGTGGCGCCGGCGACCGTGGGCAGGGCCGACGTCGACGGCGTGGTGTCCACCACGCGGGTAACCGAAGTGCCGGTGGTGGGGACCGGGGCAGTAACCGCACTGGCGGAGGAGCCGAAGAGCAGCATGCCCGGGACGGCTTCCTGCGCGGCATTGATGTCCCCGCGGCGGATGGCGGCGACGGCCAGGGCCAGCGACTCGGCGTCCGCGGGGCGGTCCGCCGGATCCTTGGCCAGCATGGACATGATCAGGGCGCGGACCGGTTCCGGAATGGTCTCAGGCAGCGGCGGAGGCGTGTCGTTGACCTGCGCCAGGGCAATCGCAATCTGGGATTCACCGGAGAACGGACGGCGGCCGGCAAGCAGCTCGTAGCCAATGACACCAAGCGCGTAGATGTCGCTGGAACCCGTAGCCTGCTGTCCCGTTGCCTGTTCCGGAGCCAGGTACTGGGCCGTGCCCATGACCTGTCCGGTGGCGGTCAGCGGTACCTGGTCGGCAAGGCGGGCAATGCCGAAGTCGGTGATCTTGACCTTGCCGTCGGGCATGATGAGCAGGTTGCCCGGCTTCACGTCCCGGTGCACCAGGCCCTGGTTGTGCGCTACGGCCAGCGCCGTGGCGACCTGCCCGATGATGGACAGGGTCCGGTCCGGGGAGAGCACCTTGTCGCGCTCGATGATGGTGGACAGCGGCTGTCCGGGAACGAGTTCCATGACCAGGTAGGCGGAACCGTCCTCTTCGCCGTAGTCAAAGACATTGGCGATCCCGGGATGGTTCAGCAGTGCCGTGTGCCGGGCCTCCGCCCGGAAACGGTTAAGGAAGCCCGGATCCCCGGTGTACTCCTCCTTGAGGATCTTGATGGCAACAATGCGGCCCAGGACCAAGTCCCGTGCCTTCCAGACCTCGCCCATACCGCCGATGGCAATACGGTCGGTCAGCTGGAATCTGCCGCCTAAGGTGATACCCGATGTAGGCCTCACTTGTTCAACACCGCCTCTAGGAGTTTCTGCGCGCTTGGAGTGGTCAATTGGGCACCGGTGGCCAGGTCCACGTCTTCCATGACAACGGAAATGGCGACCTGGGGATCGTCGGCCGGAGCGAAACCGGTGAACCAGGCATTGTCTCCCCGGCCGTCTACCTGGGCCGTGCCGGTCTTGCCGGCCACCTGGAAGCCAGGAACCTGGGCGGACTTGGCCGAGCCGTTGTCTACGACGCCGACCATCCACTCGGTGAGCTGGCGGGCTGTGTCGGGGCTGATGGAAGTGTTCAGTTCAGTGGGTTTCGGTTCGTCAATCACGGACAGATCAGGAGCGCGGACGCTGCGGATCAGGTTGGGGGTCATCTGTACGCCGTTGTTCGCGATCGCCGCGGAGATCATGGCGACTTCCAGCGGGGTGGCGGTCACGCTGCCCTGGCCGATGGAGGCGAGGGCCAGCTGGGCCTCGTCCTCGTTGTCGGGGAAGTGGCTCGCCACGACCTCGTTGGGGATGGCCAACGGGGTGTCGAAGCCGAACTTCTTGGCCTGCGCCGCAATATTGTCCTGCCCGAGGTCCAGCGCCACCTGCGCGAAGACCGTATTGCAGGACCACGCAAGAGCAAAGGCGAAATCCGCCTCGGACCGGGCAGAACAGGCGCCCGTGGTGAAGTTCGGGAGCGAGATGTTGGTTCCGGGCAGCGGCAGCTCGGGCGGATTCGGAATCACCGAGTCGGCGTCATACTTGCCGGACTCCAGCGCCGCCGCCGTGTCGATGAGCTTGAAGACCGATCCGGGAGCCAGCAGCGACTGGGTGGCCGGGTTCAGGTAGGGAGACAGTCCCGGCGTGGAAGTCAGTGCATCCATATTGGCTCCGAGCAGTGCGGTGTCATGCCCGGCCAGGAGATTGGTGTCGTAGCTGGGCTTGGACACCATGGCAAGGATGTCACCGGTCTTGGGATCCATCATCACAATGGTTCCACGCTGTCCGTCCGGAATGAGGTCGTAGGCCAGCTGCTGCAGCTCCGGGTCGATCGTCAGTTCCACCGAAGCGCCCTGGCTCTGGGCACCGGAGAAGAGGGCGACCAGCTTGTCGTAGAACTGCTGGGAGCTGTTGCCGGACAACTCGGCATTCATGTTCATTTCCAGCTGGGTGGTCCCGTTCAGGTTGAAGAACCCGGTCAGGTGCGAATACAGCTCGGGGCTGTTGTAGACCCGCTGGTAATTGAACTCGTCATTCGAGGGGACGGACTCAGCGATGGCCTTGCCATCGACCAGGATGGAGCCGCGGGGTTCCCCGAAGTCGCGGTAAATGCCCCGGTTGTTGTTCGGGTTGGTGTTGAGTTTGTCGGCGGCAAAAAACTGCACATACGTCAGCGAACCGAGAATGAGCACGAACATTGCCAGGGCCACTACCCAGCTGTTACGGATGGCCTGGTTCATTCGTCTCCTTCCTTAGTGGAACGCCGGGAACGTGCGGTAGCGCCGGACCGGGATTCGGACATGGCCGGAACCATGTCGGTGGACAGCGGACCGGTAGGCGTGGGCCTGCGGGCAGCATCGGAGATCATGAGCAGGAGCGCCACGATGATCCAGTTGGCCAGCAGCGACGATCCGCCTGCGGACATAAACGGGGTGGTCAGGCCGGTCAACGGGATCAGCCGCGTCACGCCGCCGATCACCACGAAGCACTGCAGGGCGATGATGAACGACAATCCGCATGCCAGGAGCTTGCCGAAACCATCCCTGGTGCCCAGGGCGGCGCGGAAGCCGCGGGACACCAGCAGGACGTACATCAGGACAATCGCAAAGATGCCGATCAGGCCCAGTTCCTCGCCGAGGGCGGCAATAATCATATCGCTGTTCGCGAAGGTCACCAGATCCGGGCGGCCCTGTCCCAGGCCGGTGCCGACAAGCCCGCCGCTGGCCAGGCCGAAGAGGCCCTGCACCACCTGGTAGCTGCCGCCGACCCCGTTGTAGACCTCCGGATCGAAAGCGTTCAGCCAGCCGTGGATGCGCCGCTGCAGGTGGCTGAACAGCTGGAGGGCGACGAATCCGCCCGCCGCCAGCAGGCCCAAGCCGATCAGCACCCAGCTCACGCGGCTTGTGGCGACGTAGATCATGGCCATGAACAGGCCGAAGAAGAGGATGGACGAACCAAGGTCCCGCTGGAACACCAGCACGCCGATGCTGACAAGCCAGGCAACGACCATGGGGCCCATGTCCTGCATACGCGGGAACTGCAGCGGCCCCACTTTCCTGCCGGCGAGCAGAATGAGGTCACGGTTGGTGGATAGATACCCGGCGAAGAATATGGCCAGGGTGATCTTGGCGATTTCACCGGGCTGGAAAGTCCCGATGCCCACGTTGATCCAGATTCGCGCGCCGTTGATTTCCTGCCCCAGACCCGGCATCAGCGGAAGCAGCAGGAGGATGGCGCTGACTATCAGGGAGATGTAGGTGTAGCGGCGCAGGATCCGGTGGTCCTTGATGATGAACAGCACGGCGATTCCGGCCGCCACGGCTACGGTGCTCCACAGGAGCTGCCGGTCCGCCGCATCGTCGCCGTTGGTGATGTCCAGCCGGTGGATCATGGCCAACCCGATGCCGTTGAGCGCCGTGACGATCGGAAGTATTACCGGATCGGCATACTTGGCGCGGAAGCGCAGCACGAGGTGGAAGACGATTACCAGGGCCATCAGGGTGCCACCCTGGACCCAGAAGTCCGAATCGAAGGCGCGGTCCTCGTCGAGGCCGACAATCATGTTCGCGCCGACCCCTACCAGCAGGGCAACGAGGAGCAGGAGCGCTTCGATGTTGCGGCGCGGCTTAGGCACGGTCTGGATGTCCGACACTACCGCTCACCTCCGCAGGCATTGTTCTGTTCGGTTCCCGGCGCAGACGTCGCACCCGGCGTAGGTGCTGCGGTCGGGGAAGGGGTGTCGGCCGGAGGGCACAGCACTGCCTTGGCAGTGTCGCGCAGCTCGCTGACAATTTCCCCGGCATGCTCCAGGTCCCGGGCCGGAAGGGTGTCCTCCACCCGGTTGCGGTGATACTCGGAGAGGCTGTCCACCGGAATATCGGAAATATCGGTGACGTGCGAGAGCTGGATAGGTCCAACCGTCTGGGAGACACCGTTGTAGATTGCAACCCGGTTGTCATAGGACCCCACGTAGTAGCGGGTCTGTGTCCAGGTGTAGCCCAGCCACACCACGACGACCAGCAGGAGGGCGACGACGGTCAGGAAGGCGGGCAGCAGCCAGCGCTTCCAGCCGGCACGGGGCGAATCCCCGTCTTCCTGCTGCGGCTGCTCGGTTCCCGCCTTGTGGGTCAGCATGCGGGCAGCCCGGCGTTCAGCCGACCGCTTGGTGACGATGGGGATCTCGCCGGTCTCGGTAGCCAGCGAGGCAGCACCAACCAATACGTGGGGGCGGGAGGAGAGGTCCTGGCGGATCAGGGCCGCGCGTTCCCGCTCGCTCTCGGGGTCTTCGGAGGCGGGGGCGGCCTCTGCCTCGGGTGCATCTTCCAGCGCGGGCGGTGCCGCAGCGGTCACAGCTGAGGTGCGGGGGCCGTGGTCGCGGGAGGGCACTTCGGAGAGCCGCGCAGTGGCGGGTACGGAGCCGGCGTCGGGATCTTCGGTGATTTCGATGACCGCCACCGTGACATTGTCCGGAGAACCGCCGGCCAGGGTCAGCTCAACCAGGGTGTCCACGCATTCCTGCAGGTCCTGGGTGGAACTGAGGACTCCCTCAATGTCGGAGTCCCGCAGAACCGCCGTAAGCCCGTCGGAACACAGCAGCCAGCGTTCTCCCGGCTCCACGTCGAAGGTAGCCAGATCCAGTTCCGGGCTGGCGTCGACGTCCCCGAGCACACGCATCAGCACGTTCTTGTGCGGGTGTACTTCAGCCTCTTCAGGCCGCAGCCGGCCTTCGTCGATCAGCCGCTGTACGAAGGTGTGGTCAATGCTGATCTGTTCGAACCGGCCGTCTTTGAGCCGGTAGGCACGGGAATCACCGATATGCGCCAGTGCCAGGCGCTGCTCGTGCAGCAGCAGTGCCGTGACCGTGGTTCCCATGCCGGAGAGCTGCGGGCTGGTGGTCACCAGTTCGGACAGAAGCGAATTTGCCGCCTGGATTTCATCGGCAAGGACCGTCAGGGGTTCGTCCTCGTAGACAGGACTGTCCAAATGGACCAGATCGAGCACGGTGGAGGCGGAGGCGACGTTGCCCCCGGCATGTCCGCCCATGCCGTCGGCAACCACGGCGAGGTAACGGCCTACGTAGGCGGAATCGTCATTCTTGAAACGAACCATGCCGACATCGGACCGTGCTGCATATCGAAGAACCAGGGCCACCGTCAGGGCCTCAATTCAATGACCGTCTTACCGATGCGGATGGGTACACCGGGTTCGACGGGCAGCGCCCGGGTGAGTTGGCTTCCGCCAAGGTAGGTTCCGTTGGTGGAGCCGAGGTCCTCAACGAACCAGCGGCTGCCCTGGGGGAAGAGCCGGGCATGGCGGCCGGAGGCGTAATCGTCTTCCAGGACGAGCGTTGCCTCCTGCGCGCGGCCGAGGAGGATGGGGCTGGCGGACAACTCCAGAGTGGTGCCGCGCAGCGGGCCTTCTGTGACGACCAGTTCGCGGGGCGTCACCTTGCTGGGAGCCGGTGCCCGCTTTTCAAGGGTCGGGTCCTTACGGATCTGGCGCGCCGTGGGGGTTCCGGTCCGGTTACGGCTGCCGACGGTGAGGTCGCGCCGGATGGCGCCTACCACGCTGATGACCATGATCCACAGCAGGATCAGGAAGCCGTAGCGCAGGAGCGTTTCGGTTAATTCGCTGAGCACTAACGTCCCCCGGTCCGGACGGGCAGCAGCCGAAAGACAATTCGGGTGCGCCCCATGGCAATGGTGGATCCGTCGGTAAGCACTGCTTCACCTTGAACTTTCTGGCCGTTGACGAAGCTGCCGTTGGTGGAGCCCAGATCGATGGCGCGGCTGGCCCCGTTCTCGGTGCGGATCTCCAGGTGACGGCGGGAAACTCCTGTGTCGTCCACGAGGATGTCGGCTTCTGAGGAGCGTCCCAGGACCACGGACGGCGCGTTGAGGGTGTAACGCTGGCCGTCTACATCCAGGACGGGCTGCATCCGGGCCGAGGGTCCCTGCCGCGGCGCCGGGGGAGAGGGGACCCGGGACTGTGCCGAAGAGGCCTTCTCGGTGGACGAATCCACTTCGAGTACCCCTGCTTTAAGGGACGAATCCCGGGTGAAAGAGACCCGGACCGGGCCTTGGAGTGTGTAGGACTGGCTGCGGGCGTGCTTGATGACGACGTCGCAGAGTTCTTCAGCCAGCGGCGCGCCCCACTTCTGCGCCTGGGTGAAGTCTGAATTGGAAAGCCGCACCGTAAAGACATTTGGTGCCAGGGTACGGCCCTGGCCCAGGACCATGGATCGCTGGTCGAGTTCCCTGCGGAGTGCGATGGCAAGTTCCAGGGGTTCAACACGGCCGGACGAACCGGATGAGAAAGCACCGCGGACGATCTTTTCGATTCCGCGTTCGACATTGTCGAGTAAGCCCATGTCCGTCTCCTTCCGTGTCCTGTCCGATGAATTGCGGCGTCCGCTGCATCTGCCCCCGGCACCGCGGTGCGGGCGGAAATGCCCGCCGGGACTGGTGGAGGACTGGTTCCGGCAGGGCACAGGTACATGCGTCCACTCCGATACTACTGGTGAGCACAGATAAATGTCTTACCGCGGTCCCGAGCGTCCCCCGCGCCGCAGGATGCCGATCTGCGGCAGGAAGGCGGAGCAGGGAGGCCCCGGCGGGGCCACGGATGCAGGCCGGTTTTCCCTGTAAAACCGCGGGTTTCGAGCGGGTTTAGAAGCCGTTTAGGTGTTTGGCCCAAATGCCGGTATGCTTGATTCTGCTGTTCCCGAGGAAACGGAACGGATCACCGCAGTACATGGTCAGCTAGGACCGCTGAGGTTATCCACACAAGTTCTCCACGGGAAACCATTTATGCGCGAGTGGCGGAACGGCAGACGCGCTGGCTTCAGGTGCCAGTGTCCGAAAGGGCGTGGGGGTTCAAATCCCCCCTCGCGCACATAGATAAAGCAGAACCCCGGTCACATGGCCGGGGTTCTTCTTTTTGTCCGAAAGACCTGCCGCTCAGCTCGCAGGCACATCGGGGCCGGACAACCCCCGGCAGGACAACCCCCGGCAGGACAAGAGGGACCGTGCAGTGACTGCGCGGTCCCTCTCTTTTACAGGTCCTGTGTGTACCGGACGGCTGCTTTAGGCGCCTGCGGCCTTTTTCGCTTCAGCTTCCTTTACCCGCTGGGCTTCGGCACGAACGGCAGCAAAGCTGGCGCGTTCTTCCACCAGCCATGCCGGCGGCTCGGCCAGCAGTGCCTTGATTTCTTCGGTGGTCAGCGCTTCGGTCACGCCGGCGCGGGTCAGGCCGCCGATCGAGACGTTGAGTTTCTGCGCCACGACGGGGCGCGGGTGC is a genomic window containing:
- a CDS encoding FtsW/RodA/SpoVE family cell cycle protein, which gives rise to MSDIQTVPKPRRNIEALLLLVALLVGVGANMIVGLDEDRAFDSDFWVQGGTLMALVIVFHLVLRFRAKYADPVILPIVTALNGIGLAMIHRLDITNGDDAADRQLLWSTVAVAAGIAVLFIIKDHRILRRYTYISLIVSAILLLLPLMPGLGQEINGARIWINVGIGTFQPGEIAKITLAIFFAGYLSTNRDLILLAGRKVGPLQFPRMQDMGPMVVAWLVSIGVLVFQRDLGSSILFFGLFMAMIYVATSRVSWVLIGLGLLAAGGFVALQLFSHLQRRIHGWLNAFDPEVYNGVGGSYQVVQGLFGLASGGLVGTGLGQGRPDLVTFANSDMIIAALGEELGLIGIFAIVLMYVLLVSRGFRAALGTRDGFGKLLACGLSFIIALQCFVVIGGVTRLIPLTGLTTPFMSAGGSSLLANWIIVALLLMISDAARRPTPTGPLSTDMVPAMSESRSGATARSRRSTKEGDE
- a CDS encoding class E sortase — translated: MQRRRGRRTSSRRPAGKGRMVVQVIGELLITLGIILALFVAWQLWWTNLESNQAQQEAIDGLFEDFDLPAAPAPAASPQDYGEPVVMEPMSAEGTTFAVVYVPRFGEQYSTPVTSGVGTAVLDTLGLGHYPATAMPGAVGNFAVAGHRQTHGKALDPIHTLVPGDHIYVQTADGYYDYVYRNTQIVLPDRVDVLAAVPTEPAAVPSERFLTLTSCNPRFGSQERIIAYALMDSWQPLSAGPPAAIADVVAANASGGR
- a CDS encoding cell division protein CrgA, with product MPESKSRKKASRPAPAKTVSTPKENPVWYKPVMFGLMILGLLWIITYYVTQGQYPVPSFGGRNILVGFGIAILGFLMTPRWR
- the pknB gene encoding Stk1 family PASTA domain-containing Ser/Thr kinase, which translates into the protein MSAEFLRGQPTLNTDNVLNGRYEVGELIGRGGMADVYLGRDIRLGRTVAIKVLRPDLARDPLFQSRFRREARAVAGLNHPSVVSVYDTGDQESTSPRDDVRLPYIVMEYVPGRTLRDLIKAEGLSIGEAIDYSLGVLAALDYSHRSGIVHRDIKPANVMVTADGGVKVMDFGIARAMADSAATMTQTQAVVGTAQYLSPEQARGETVDARSDLYSAACLLFELLTGRPPFIGDSPVSVAYQHVREQPVTASSLNPEVPAALDDVLKRGLAKDRDHRYQTAREFREALLSARDGGPVTAATQAIPVRGPAAPATAAVTVSADDEPRTRAMAKVLAGGSLLTEDDHSREDEDSTVLAIGSTGDRDPQQKARRRAWITVFSILLVLVLAVGGFVGWNILTAEPPAPVTATVPEVEGKSQTEAMNEIIGAGFQPPRISEEYSDSVAEDLAVRTSPAGGADVAKDEGITLYVSQGPSAVTIPQDLVGMTESGARDELRGLGLKGGATTEANSSTMERGRVIATDPAIGETVPTRSEVVIVVSTGLVTVPNLVDSPVDLAQATLADPSLLLTSKVTYVETSDAAPGTVILQSLPFGTNVAPGSTVILTVAKAPAPEPTPQPTSSPSPSPSSPSATPPGRR
- a CDS encoding protein kinase domain-containing protein; translated protein: MRPTSGITLGGRFQLTDRIAIGGMGEVWKARDLVLGRIVAIKILKEEYTGDPGFLNRFRAEARHTALLNHPGIANVFDYGEEDGSAYLVMELVPGQPLSTIIERDKVLSPDRTLSIIGQVATALAVAHNQGLVHRDVKPGNLLIMPDGKVKITDFGIARLADQVPLTATGQVMGTAQYLAPEQATGQQATGSSDIYALGVIGYELLAGRRPFSGESQIAIALAQVNDTPPPLPETIPEPVRALIMSMLAKDPADRPADAESLALAVAAIRRGDINAAQEAVPGMLLFGSSASAVTAPVPTTGTSVTRVVDTTPSTSALPTVAGATVAADDARTGELAASREWTDEDDVDYDDVGPGDAPEEKRRSPWTIPLIALLLLILAGVVAFFILTGSESDEDPAPAASSSAASPSRSPSPSKTPSETPSEIVVDSAAYAGRPVNDVYGELVALGLQVQRLPVADADVPEGIVIEVNPSGSLERGDAVTITYSSGPEMVSVPALTGQREADARQLIVNAGLVPVNGGTQQTDSAAPGTVVGVEPGEGTTLPSGSSVTYYIAEAVPAVPSPPPAPTQPTPAPSTTPASPGTTGNNGNSGNNGNNGNVGNNGNAGTNGNNDNSNGAGTGTGTGAGSELSQPGGASMTGPTGSN
- a CDS encoding peptidoglycan D,D-transpeptidase FtsI family protein; this translates as MNQAIRNSWVVALAMFVLILGSLTYVQFFAADKLNTNPNNNRGIYRDFGEPRGSILVDGKAIAESVPSNDEFNYQRVYNSPELYSHLTGFFNLNGTTQLEMNMNAELSGNSSQQFYDKLVALFSGAQSQGASVELTIDPELQQLAYDLIPDGQRGTIVMMDPKTGDILAMVSKPSYDTNLLAGHDTALLGANMDALTSTPGLSPYLNPATQSLLAPGSVFKLIDTAAALESGKYDADSVIPNPPELPLPGTNISLPNFTTGACSARSEADFAFALAWSCNTVFAQVALDLGQDNIAAQAKKFGFDTPLAIPNEVVASHFPDNEDEAQLALASIGQGSVTATPLEVAMISAAIANNGVQMTPNLIRSVRAPDLSVIDEPKPTELNTSISPDTARQLTEWMVGVVDNGSAKSAQVPGFQVAGKTGTAQVDGRGDNAWFTGFAPADDPQVAISVVMEDVDLATGAQLTTPSAQKLLEAVLNK
- a CDS encoding aminodeoxychorismate/anthranilate synthase component II; translation: MSTRILVVDNYDSFVYTLVGYLQELGAQTTVIRNDDLSVEDAVELAARHDGVLVSPGPGTPGEAGVSVDLIRWCGATATPMLGICLGHQALAEAFGGTVTHAPELMHGKTSLVEHGGEDVFAGLPSPLTATRYHSLAAVADSIPAELRVTARTASGIIMGLRHAAAPLSGVQFHPESVLTEGGYQMLGNWLESAGLAGAAAHAATLSPLISS